The genomic interval tttataggtattttgatgtaagtaaatattatggataaaataaatgtaaacaTTAAACCCTAATCCAAAACCCTAAATCATAgactctaaaccctaaatcgTAAATCTTAGATCATAAACCATAAACTCTAAATCCTAAATCATAAACCCTAGATCACAACTCTTAAACCATAAACCAtaaactctaaaccctaaaaaattataaaaaattataaaaaatattatataatcatatttattattaattataatttatgacatacatttatatataactCATTATTTGCATCatctttcaatttaaatataatttttttcttaatttttatattaaagttataatttatacatttatttttttattaaacctaataataaatttattcacttatttcttttattattacatacatatcatcaataaataactttatttttatttataattttttaaaccattccgttaatattattttataaaatatccaaaaaaaattatttaatttttactattacttattttgatatcttttaaaattttcttctatttcaattttataaatatttaaattcactataattttataaatatttaaagtgaAATAGGTTTATCTCAAGAATAAAGTCAGAAATAGtgttaaatagaaaaataaaaataaaagaggaCTCAATTTCTTTTATAGcactatttacacttttatttcctagcacccttttatttttatttccttatttaacaccctttgtttttatttccctttctAGCACCAACATGATGGCATCTTGAGCTTCTTCCTTGGTGTTGAATTTTTGCCCAACAAAAAGTGTCCCTAGAGGATACACTACTGTGTCGCGGTCAAAGGCATTACCAAATGATGGGTCATGCATAGGTGGTTCAGATGAAAAGTGCAAAATATGCTTCGGTGGGACATAGGATGAGTTATGTTCATGTTGTTGATTGTTTGTATGGTGTGCATGTGGTTCTTCTAGCTTCTCATCATTAGCAACTGCTTGTATTTTGTCTTCATCCTCACTAAAAGGATCGAAGACTTCATTGGGAAGACCAACAACCTCATGCTCTTGTGGTGGTTCTTGAGAGAGTTGTTGATTTTCGTGTTCGCCTAGGCTTATATATGGGCCACTTAATAGTTGGGTATATGACTGCATGTCATTTTTCCATTCCCCAAGATGTTGATGGGTGGGTTCATTCATATCTAATGAGAAAGGGTGTGGTGCTTCATGGGACAATAGTTGTGATAGGTGGTGGTATGAAGGTTGAACTTCTTGTGATGGTTCAAAATGAATGTTTAGTGAATGAGAGGAGTGTGTGGGTTGACATTGTGTTGATGAAGATGCAAACCTCTCAAATGTGACGTACATTTCGGGTCTGGTTTGTAGTTGAATAGAGTCGTAGATGCCAAAGAACGCCTCAACATCATCATCCTCAGTCATCTCGATGGCGGTGTAATGACTTACCCCTCCACCAAGTCTAGTCGGGTAGCGGAAGTGAATTGTTGTGACCCTTTCTTCTGCTTCCCTATGCAGTTTTCCGAGGATGACTTCTTTCATTCTTTGTAGGGTCATTTTCCTTTTGATAGCAACAACTTTTGGTGTCATAGAACTGAATGTACATCCTTCAATGGGACATTCTTTCATTGATCTGTCATAGTGAACAATGATATATAATGAAACAATTTGTTGACAACAAACCAAATGTTGGGTGTGAGATACAAAAGGAAAGATGAGAAAACAAAGATATTGGGTGTGacatacttatttagtatcgccttatatctcttatctttatcttgtttagatttttattttatttttttatatcttttatctttatcttattttgttttgcctttattttatatcttttttgtttttagttattattattttttctgtcattctttatttatttctgttttttttattgttgttgtttttattttctatatttatttatttttacattttttttcttttcatttttcagcattaagtgtagcatttgcattagttttttttttaggatttttcatttagggtagacacttcaatattatttgtgtgtccactactaattaatactaatttactaattaatactaattgaatttgattttttataattatgtcctgtattttttacttgaaattaacatgattacatcatcaataataataaaaataaatacttatttatgtttataaattcaatttttatgttattgtagggtttaattttttattttcttcattcttaaaaaatttaaactaaacatttttaatttattactttttttttattttgtaaaaactcatttctttattcattaataacttttttaaatattaaaaatgtttatttttttaatgcattcaaaattaaaattttttatttttttatttttttttaaattgttcttgccGGATGACTCGCTCGTCGGTTGACTCTAACGACGATCTTACGCCCGTTTGTCTCCTCCCAGATTCGCGCTTTCTTGGATCAAAGCACTCTCACTTCGACACTCAAGTCAATACTAGGGCAGAGAAAACAGTATGCGTGTGTAATAATTCTAAACTTAGAAACTGCGTACCACTTTAGGGTTTTTAACACCCCTTATATATGTTGTAACTAGGGTTCCTGAGGGAACATCCCTACGCCGCTATTACGCAGTCTTAGCGTAATCTAGCACGTAGAACTGCCCTTAACTGAAGTACAACGACTAACAAAATGGCCaccaaggtaccaactcatgtacccaCCCTCTGGGGCCTTTGTTCTTtaggtgccctaagtattcacgtgccatgcatgcagcctacccttggaaaccctaaccctaatgggccttagagCCTTCAGCGGTTCTTTACTTGTGTCAAGCCTGAATGCGCTATTCACACCACACACCTGAACTCTTCGTGACCTAGGGTTTCCCCTTATCTCTGGGTGCTTTTACTGATAACTGATATGTTCTTCTAGGACCCACCTCTCGCGGCCCCATTTGCTATGTCAATGCCCGAGGAGTCGTCGGTCCTCATGCATGCCCGACGACTCTTCGGTGGCCCTTCTTTGTGGTCGACATCTGAGGATTGGTCAATACTCCCTGGTAGTCGACGTCTGAGGACTGGTCAGTTTTCGGAGACATCTTCAGTCTctctgctatgttgggaataGCGATCAGCTCCTTCGGTTCTACCAGGAAGCTGTGCCTGGGGGCGCATCTTCTCTCACACGCGCTCTGGTCTGGGCCTTCCTGATCTCGTAGGGTTGTTGCTTCCCTTCGGCCTTTTTCTCTTTCGTCACGTCGTGTACCCTCATGGTTTGAGGTCGACTTGGTCCTCGTGGCCGGACGGGGGCGATGCTCCTGCGCTTCTTAGTGACTTCCCTTTCTGTGATGATATGGGCTACCGCTCGACGTCTGATCTCACAAAAGGTTTTGGGGCGACACCTGATGAGTGACTCACTGAAGGGTCCTGGCAAGATTCTCTTCCTGAAAGCATGCACCATCATATCCTCGTCCTTGGTGTGCagcctcaccacctgtgccccGAATCTGTTGAGGAAGTCCTTCAAAGACTCTCCCCAGTACTGCCTTACGTCAAAAAGGTCGTAAGAGACCGGCGGGGGAGCCCGattgacgatgtattgctccCTGAACCGCGTAGAAAATTGCGCAAATGACATTACATGCCCGTCAGGGAGGCTGACAAACCAGTCTAGCGTTGTGCCTGTCAACGTGCTCATGAACAATTTGCAATGCACGACATCAGagcctcccgacagcatcatctgggtaTGGAAGGtcgtgagatgagcctctgggTCCTCCAAGCCTGTAATGGCGAGCTTAGGACCTACGAAGGTGGCCAGTATCATGGCGTCCATGATCATCTGCGAGAACGGCATAGGGAAAGCCCTGGGTGGTGTAGGCGGGGCTCGCTTGTCCACCACGTGTTCCCCTGCCTGCTGCAAATTCCTACGCAGTCCCTCATTGGTCCTGCGCAGCTCTGCATTCCTTGCTTGCAACGCAACTAGGTCAATCTGAATGCGTTCCTGATCCATCCTGGACGCCGCCACCGTCTCTTGAAGGGCGCACATCGTTTCCATGATTTGTTGCATGGTGATGTGTTTCCCCTCTTGTTGGTGTGACAGACCTTTACCCCGTGTTCCTCATATTGTTGGATCTCTTCTCTATACTTGTGAGtgggacctagttttatcgggccccacgatggacgccaaatgttcttgtcggttgactcgcTTGCTAGTTGACTGTAACGACAATCTTACGCCCGCCTGTCTCCTCCCAAATTCGCGCTTTCTTGGATCAAAGAACTAtgtacctgcaaagacaaagggggcgccctagcggccgtttgcactccgacactcaagtcaataCTAGGGCAGAGAAAACAGTATGCGTGTGTAATAATTCTAAACTCAGAAACTGCGTACCGCTTTAAGGTTTTTAACACCCCTTATATATGTTGTAACTAGGGTTCCTGAGGGAACGTCCCTACGTCGCTATTACGCAGTCTTAGCGTAATCTTGCACGTAGGACTGCCCTTAACTGGAGTGTAACGACTAACAGAATGGCCaccaaggtaccaactcatgtacccaCCCTCTGGGGCCCCTGTTCtttgggtgccctaagtattcacgtgtcatgcatgcagcctacccttgaaaaccctaaccctaatgggccttagcgcctaCAACGGTTCTTTACTTGTGTCGCGCTTGAATGCGTTATTCACACCACACACCTGAACTCTTCGTGACCTAGGCTTCCCCTTATCTCTAGGTGCTTTTACTGATAACTGATATGTTCTTCTGGGACCCACCTCTCACGGCCCCATTTGTTGTGTCAATTTCCGATGAGTCGTCAGTCCTCCCGCATGCCCGACGACTCTTCGACCCTCCTTTGTGGTCGACGTTTGAGGATTGGTCGATACTCCCTGGTAGTCGACGTCTGACGACTGATCGACACACTAGCTTATACCGCTTGTGAGACCCAGCTTACGTGACCCTCCATTACTTTCAGTACTCGAGGTCCGATGACTGGTCAATAcagaaatggtgctagatagataaataaaagcaaaagggtgttagatagggaaataaaaataaaaggatgttagatggggaaataaaagtttaaatagTGTTATATGAGGAATTGAGTCAATAAAAGAGTGTTAGatggaaaaataaaagtaaaaataatgttatttaaagAAATAGTTTTACCTATCActtataatttagttttttttttaatataattttgcaCGGAAGTTACCATAATacatagattttaaaaaaatacaaaaattattaagtCCTACTTGAGTAACACAATTTTACTCTGTAGAATTTCTCACTGTGGAATATAACTTTGCTGACAActgaaaaataaagataaaaattcaATCGAATTCATCACAAATTACAACaactttaaagataaaaataatacacaAATCATCACACTCACCACTTTtgtgtattatttttatcatatcatTAACCACTTCACCTTTAAAAGCATTCATAAACCCAAATCAAGATCATACTGAACATGACTTCTTCAATTAATTTCTCATAAGGAAAGTCATCTTTAGACCACAAGTTTTTTGTTATCTTTTAGTTGTCAACAAAATCGTGTCCTCTACTTTTAAATAGTGAAATCGTTCTATTAAAACATGACTAAAAGTATGTCCATTCTAATAAATTTTTGGTGCAAAATTACACCACTCCTGTTAAATAAAAGAGCCTAAAAGTGATATCCATTTGTTTACATACTTTAATCTTGCTCTTCAATAGGTGCATGTAGAGTCtaaattatatacaaaaaaaGTAAGTACAATTTCAAAATGTATTATGAAATCCAAAATGTATCTAAAAATATTAATCCAGaaattatttctaaatatttcaatccaaaatattttttcagaTTTCGTTATTCAGAAATACATTCCAAATTCACATTTCTccattatataatccaaaaaatCAAAATACTTTATCAAGATTTAAAAATCATTATGAATTTCACAATCCAAAAATCGAGAATGTatttatggattcaaaaatatattataaactaCATGCAAATTCAGAATGCATGTCCAActcaaaatatattcaaaatttctCTACTAAGCAAATTCAGAATGCATGTCCAaatcaaaaaatatattcaaaattgtaAATCCGAAATATATTCCAAATTCCACAACAAAATCTAAACCATGGATAATATACATTCTTGTAACACTCCCATAAAGGTACATGGAGAAGGAAACATGGGATGTAGGAAGAAATTGTCTACCAACAGTTACAAGTGTTTTTGAACAGGTGAACAGCTTAAACACTTGTTACTGGATTCAAAGGGTATCCAGAATTCAACTTCCCACTTCCCCTCTTCCAAAAGAAACACAAAAAAGCAAAGCAAATAAATGAAGCAAAAGAAGTACATCAATCATTATTTCATTGACTACATACACTCTTGTATCAACAGGTTGGTGCCTTTCATATAGTAAATAAAATCCCTAAATTAAGACATACATTTGAAATTGTTCACCTACCTTTACCTAGAATTTTTCTGGAATAACAAGGCATGACATCTACTTCATATTATACATAAAACTTCCAACATGAAAGACTAAGCTCCATTGCTAATGGCTGCCTCCTCCGTCTTCACCCTCCGGTAAAATAGAACATAGGCAGCAGCAGTGTTAACCTCATCCTCACTTATCAGAGTTATGTGGCTGTCATCAAAATTGTACCACCTGTTCTCATCTAAAAGCTGCATTTGAAAAATATGAATCAGGCTGCAACACTTGCTGAAAGGAAGAGTATTCTAGGTGCTGAACCAATGACAAAAAATCAAAGCAACTTCAATGGATTGAAATTTCTGACTTACCTTAATATGTGCAGTGTAATGCCCGCTACCCATACTACCATAATGATTTGTAAGGGCATACAGTTCGTACAGTTGTCGGCGAGAGTTGTTTTTGTTGGCTATGTAATTAGTTAAATCAAAATCATGGATGGGAAAGTTAACAAAAGTCTCCAGTTTATGCTTCATTGACCTGCTGTATGAAAACCTCTTCAAATGAATTACCAAAACCTCTGGGAGCCTCCACAAATCAAGCTTCTTGCTAGCTTGTCGTCTCTCTTTGCATTTAGGACAGTACCTGTATCAGATTCAGATAAATATAACAATAGCCATTGCGATTAAAGTATTACTTTTATATATGTAAACAGAGAAATGTTTTCAGTAAGAGCTATTTCTGCAGCAGTAACAAACTTTTGCTTGACGTCAGAATTTTGTTGCAATACAAGATCAAGCACGAAAAGCATGTGAACAACTGAAATACAAAGAGACTAGTATGAAAATTCCTTTATTCTAAAGGTTGAAATTGCCATGAAGACATATAACACTAAGAATACAAATAAAGAATGCACACATAGAGCTAAAAGACAGTGTCTCGTTTGGGTGTTCCAATGATTTTATGATTAAAGTTTCGTGCAGATTTTCTTccgtagtttttttttttgggttaAAAAGAGAACCAGATTATAAAGGCAGATTATAGCTCACATATTAAGGAGGAGCTTGCTCAGCTAAAATGCTTTCACAAGGAATGTAACGTCTCAAATATTAGGGTAGaatataatgattttattgCTAAGAATACATCAAACGTATATACAAGATTGGAAAACTAATTTAGGAAATACAATAACAGAAAATATGTAATCTTTGATTCAAGGATATTTCCGTTATATACTTTAGTTATAATCTGCTAAATATGGAAGTAATAAAGTGTGATTGCTGGCATTCCCACTCAACCTAGTGAGTATGTATTTTTCATTCCCAGCTTTGGACAATCCTCTTAAAGTTGGTGCTATTCAGCCCTTTTATTAGAAGATCTGCAAGGCTTTCTTGTGAGGAGACATGGAATGCAGATTTGACCATTGTCTAATTTCTCTTTGATAAAATGTTGgtcaatttcaatgtgtttgatTCTATCATGTGCACCGAATTATCACTATGCTAATAGcagattttttattaaaataaagtcTCATTGGTTTATCCTACTTTATTTTCTAGTCTTCCAAGCTGATCCTCAGGCATAGTACTTTATATAGATCCCTTGTGCTGCTGCCCTGAACACTATTTCAGCAGTAGATCTTGCTACCAAATCTTGTTTTTTACTCTTCCAAGTTACAAGATTCCCACCTAGTAAAATACAATATCCAATAGTCGATCTCCAATTCACAATTGATACAGGATAGTTAGCATTTGTATATACTTTGAGATTTACATTCTCATTTCGTTTGAACAAAACTCCCTTGCTTAGAGTCTCTTTCAGATATCACCCTAACTGTATTCATTTTAGCAACTTGAGCAAATGTTCCAAGTAATCCACTCCATAAGTTTGAGTGAATCCCTTGGCAACTAACTTTGCCTTGTACCTTTCAATGGACCCATAAGCCttgtattttataatatataccCATTTGCATCCTATGGCTTTTTTCCATTTGGTAGAGTAACCAATTCCCAAGTACTACTCTTTTCTAGTGCCTCCATTTCCAGGTCCATGGTCAGTTAATGCCTCAGGTAGGAAGGTAGGTGTTGTGGTAGTGTTTAGGCTTGTAAGGAAGGCTTTTTGAGTAGGTGAGAAGTGTTTAAAGGAAAGGATAGGTAATTGGCTAAAGGGTATCGTGGTTGGTGGTACCTTTTCTAGTCTCTTTCCTAAAGGGCAATTGGAATCTAGGTCCTCATAGGTTGGTCTCAAATTGGATTCAGGTTCTTAcgcagttgagaaatcagagATTGATTCACTAGAGGTTACAAATATTGCATTAGATTCATGGACATGGACAAAATCTAGAATGGCCTCTATCTTCTTTGTATAAATAAGATTTTCCCAAATCTTACATCATCCCCATCTTTAGTGGATTTAGTGGGTTCAGTGGGTTGAACCTCTTTCTCAGAATTTGTTTCCCTTTCAATCCTTGTTTTTTTGTCAAAAGTCTTAAATCAAGAGGTGGTAGGGAAGaatcattttccttttttatagTCTTTCGTTGAAGATGATCCAAGTGAAAGTAACTTTGTTACTCAAAAAAAAAGTGACTTCTGTAAACACAGAATTCTTTGGTTGGTAAGTGATAGCATTTATATCCTTTGTGTGGATGAATATCCTACAAAGACACATTTTAAAGCTCTAGAAGTTTTCCACTAGCACCACTATGGACATGCACAaattgttgcataatcaggagaattatgctGTAATGAAGTGCAGATTCCAttctatatttattaggacagatttgttagtgattttattttatttcatttgtacagctttaaacactcatttTGTATggctttcattacctattatttctttacttaattagattgtaaaacagtctataaatagagactataaatagagactgtaatcacatttatCAAATACATCAGAAATACatttcatctattttttttcaacTCAAATGATACACACCAAAATATTCTTGAAACAAGTTTATTTAATGCAGTCACATTTGGATAGAAAGAAGACATAATTTCCACAGGACTTTTTTTAGGCTAGAAGATAACATGTGGCATAAGAGCAACCTCCCTCCAAAAAGATTTAGGAACCTTACATAGAAAAAGAAGACCCTGAGTTTGGTCAAATAAGTGcccatttttcctttcagcaattccattttgttggggtgtttTGACACAAAATGATTCATGAATAATACGgttagatattttttattttttatttttttttgtaactgtagtttttatttgttttttctgtTTCAATTGTTGAATAAATCTTTCAAAGTAGCTGTTCCTAAACTTTAGGCAAATACTTTAGGCAAAAACATTTAAGAGTCAGTTACTAcaagtattataaatataattgctAGCAAAGATAATGGTTATCTTGCTTTGTTTTGTTtcacttaatatatttttctatttcagtattttatttcttttattttgctGTCTACCTTTTATTCCTCAAcaccaacaattggtatcagagctttctTCTTAAGGATCTGTGAGGACACTAGAGTGCATCAATGGAAAGCGAGTCAAATTTTTCAGCAATGGCACCACCAGTCTTCGATGGAAAAAACTATCCGATGTGGGCAATTCGTATGGACACCTACCTAGAAGCATTGGATCTATGGCAAGCTATAGAAGAGGACTATGAAATTCAGTCCCTTCCAACAAACCCTACTGTGGCCCAAATGAAATCACAAAAGGAGTAGAAGACGAAAAAATCAAAGGCAAACGCATGCCTATTTGCAAGAGTATCTCCCACCATATTCACACACATTATGTCTCTCAAATCAGCCAAAGCCATATGAGACTATCTCAAAACAGAGTATGAAGGCGATGACCGAATTAAAAGTATGCAAGTGTTGAACCTCATTAGAGATTTCGAGTTGCAGAAGATAAAGGAGACAAAATCCATCTACGAATATTCTAAAAGGCTTCCGAACATTGCAAATAGAGAAAGATTGCTTGGGTTTGATTTTAAAGACTCCCGTATTGTTGAAAAAATGTTGTCACTGTTCCTGAAAAGATTTGAGGCTACCATAACTACCTTGGAAAACATCAAGGATTTGTCCAAAATAACCTTGGCAGAGTTATTCAGCATAAGAGCAAAGAAGGTCTATGAGGGAATCAGTTACTGTTGAGGAAGCTTTACCAGCCAAACATGAAGGTGGTTGGAGAAACAAAGGCAGCAAGAACAAGCATAACCAGCAAGAAAATGGAGAAGTTGTTACATAAAATAACAAGAGCCAAAGAGAAAGTTCCAAAAAGAAATTATCCTCCTTGTAAGCATTGCAACAAGTTGGGTCATCCACCGTTTAAGTGTTGGAGAAGACTTGATGCTAAGTGCagcaagtgcaatcaacttaggCATGAAGCAatcatttgtagaaaccaaagtgAGCAACAAGATGTAGATGCTCAAATTGCAAATGAGGAGGATGAACTTTTCGATGCAACTTGTTTCTCCAACAATATTTCAAGTGCATCTTGGCTAATTGATAGTGGATGCACAAATCATGACTTATGACAAAGAACCTTTCAAAGAGTTGAAGCCTTCAAAAATTTCAAGGGTCAAGATAGGCCATGGGGTCACATTCTAGTAAAAGGAATAGGAACCATTGTTGTAGCAACACATTCAGGTACTAAAATCATTATTGATGTGTTATATGTACCTAACATAAACCAAAATTTATTGAGTGTTGGTCAGTTGCTACAAAAAAGATTCAAGGTGTTTCTTGAAGATAACCACTGTTTGATGAAGGTAAAAGTTTCTCATTAGATCCATTTTAGGAGGAGAAGACAGTATTTTCAACAAAGAAAAATACTACTGAGTTACGGCACAATGGACTTGGTC from Phaseolus vulgaris cultivar G19833 chromosome 1, P. vulgaris v2.0, whole genome shotgun sequence carries:
- the LOC137815852 gene encoding uncharacterized protein, translated to MCALQETVAASRMDQERIQIDLVALQARNAELRRTNEGLRRNLQQAGEHVVDKRAPPTPPRAFPMPFSQMIMDAMILATFVGPKLAITGLEDPEAHLTTFHTQMMLSGGSDVVHCKLFMSTLTGTTLDWFVSLPDGHVMSFAQFSTRFREQYIVNRAPPPVSYDLFDVRQYWGESLKDFLNRFGAQVVRLHTKDEDMMVHAFRKRILPGPFSESLIRCRPKTFCEIRRRAVAHIITEREVTKKRRSIAPVRPRGPSRPQTMRVHDVTKEKKAEGKQQPYEIRKAQTRARVREDAPPGTASW